TGGTGGGTGCCCGGGGCCCGGGCCTCTTCTTCATCATCCCGGTCATCGACCGGATGGTGCGGATGGATCTGCGCATGCTCACGATGGAACTGCCCGCCCAGGAGTGCATCACGAAGGACAACGTCACCATCAAGGTCACGGCCGTCGTCTACTTCCGCGTGGTCAACCCTGAGAATGCGGTGACCAAGGTCTTCGACTTCAACCTCGCCACCCTGCAACTGGCCCAGACCACCCTGCGCAACGTCATCGGCCAGGCCGAGATGGACCAGGTGCTCTCGCAGCGCGAGCGGATCAACGCGCAGCTCCAGCAGATCATCGACGAGCAGACCGAGCCCTGGGGCATCAAAGTGACCCTGGTGGAGGTCAAGGACGTCGAGTTGCCGTCGGCGATGCAGCGGGCCATGGCCCGGCAGGCCGAGGCCGAGCGCGAGAAGCGGGCCAAGATCATCCACGCCGAGGGCGAACTCGAAGCGTCGGCCAAGCTCTCCGAGGCGGCGAAGGTCATCGCCGCCCAGCCCGCGTCGATGCAGCTGCGCTACCTGCAGACCCTCACCGAAATAGCGGCCGAGAAGAACAGCACCATCGTCTTCCCGCTGCCGGTCGACATCTACGAGGGGCTCGCCAGGCTGAAAGGCTGATTGCCAGGCATTACGACCAGAATGGTTCCCAGGTGGGGTCCCAGATGGTCCCCCACCTGGATATCGGCTGGCCACCGCGCAGGCGCTTGGCAAGCACCCAGGCCTCGGCCGTGGCGTAGAGCAGCAGGG
Above is a genomic segment from Candidatus Tanganyikabacteria bacterium containing:
- a CDS encoding slipin family protein: METLILKFMSSFGFLIILAIAFISSAIKVVQEYERGVIFRLGRLVGARGPGLFFIIPVIDRMVRMDLRMLTMELPAQECITKDNVTIKVTAVVYFRVVNPENAVTKVFDFNLATLQLAQTTLRNVIGQAEMDQVLSQRERINAQLQQIIDEQTEPWGIKVTLVEVKDVELPSAMQRAMARQAEAEREKRAKIIHAEGELEASAKLSEAAKVIAAQPASMQLRYLQTLTEIAAEKNSTIVFPLPVDIYEGLARLKG